A region of the Akkermansia muciniphila genome:
GGGGGGCCGCATGGCCGTCATCACCTTCCACAGCCTGGAAGACCGCAGGGTCAAGCAGTTCTTCGACCTCCGGAGCCGTCCGGAGATCGACCGCCCGGAATGGCCGGCGCCGCGCCCCAATCCGGATTACTGCTTCCGCCTGCTTTCCCGCAAGCCAGTCACCGCGGGAGAAGAAGAACTTTCAACCAACCACCGTTCCCGCAGCGCCAAATTGCGCGGTGTGGAAAAAATCGTCTGACACCCTCTCCTTCGCCACCACCATGAAAAAATTCAAACAGCGTTTCACCGGCCACCAGATCAGCGTAAGCATGATCATGTGGCTCATTGCCTTCGCCGCCCTGACCTGCGGAGCGGGCATCACTTATGCCGTGCTGAAGAACGACCAGATCCAGGTCGCCCGCGACATCAAGCAAATGAACGAGGAGATCGCCTCCTGCGAACTCACGAAGGAATACTACCGCTCCAAGACTTCCTCCCTGACCAGCCGCTGGGCCATCCGCGACCGGCTGGCCCAGGACAAGTCCAGCCTTCAGCCTATTGAGCCCTCCGCCATCGAATACATTTCTTCCGAAAACGCCTCCCGCATTGCCGCGGCAGGCAATTAATGCGTTGAGCCGTTCATGACCACGATCACGAAGTCCAGATTTGCCAGAAGAAGCCTCGTCCTGTGCGGCGTGGCGGGAGCTGCGGTCATCTGGCTGATGCTGACTCTGGTCAACCTCCAGCTGGTTTCCCCCCGGAAAACGAGCGGCGTTCCCAGCGGCGGCATCATTGAACGGGAGGTGCTTCTGCCCCAGCGCGGCCGCATCATGGATGCCAATGAGGAAATCCTGACCAACAACATGCAGAGCTCCGAGCTGATTGCGGATGGCTACCACCTGAACGATCCCAAGACCATCAGCTGGGCGCTTGCCTATTCCAAGGCCGTCCATTCCGCCTTCTGGGAGAAAGCCGTGACGGAAAAGGAAAAAGAGAAGCTCGTTTCCGGCTTCCGCAGCAAGATTCTGGGCCAGGCGGCCAGCAAAAAAGACGGCAGCAAGGAACATAATCTGGCCAAAATCCTGCTGGAAGAACCTGAAGACGGCCCGGAAGGGGTGGACATGGCCAGGAAAAAGCTGGAAGAGCTGTACGAGCCGGAGATGGTGAAGGAATACGTGCAGGCCCATCTGGAATACGCCGCCAACGTGATTGCCCCCTTCCTGCCGGACGTAAGCGTGCAGGACATCATCAACACGGTGGAAAAGGACGGGGAGATTCCCAAAAAGCGCATCGTCATCGCCAAGAACCTGTCCGAGGAAAAAGCGGAGCTGCTGCGGCAGGCCATCCAGAACGCCCGCGTCCAGGGGTTCCGGTTTGAAACCTCTTCCAAGCGCGTCTATTCCGTACCGGAATGCATGGTGCACATTCTGGGCTACATTGCCCAGACGAAGGACAGCGGCCCCCGGCCCGTGGCTCTTTCCGGCCTTGAAAAGCAGCTGGACGACCAGCTTCTGGGCCACAACGGCATCAGGGAGTACCGGAAGGACAGCCGCGGCCGCATCATCCCCTCCGCGGATTCACGGTTCAAGGACGCCGTGGACGGCCTGAACGTGCGCCTGACGGTGAACATGGAGTACCAGACCATCGTGGAGGAGGAACTGGATGCCGCCATCTCCTTTTACACGGACCAGACCCACAAGCCCCGCGGCTGCATCATCGTGGTGGAGCCCAAGACCGGCAGCATTCTGGCGATGGCCAGCCGCCCCCACTATAATTTAAATACGCGCGAGGGGCTTCAGGAGGGAGCCTACCACTTTGCCGTGCAGTCCCTGTACGAACCGGGCTCCACGTTCAAAATAGTTTCCGTCACTTCCGCCGTGGATACCGGGAAAGCCACGTTTGACACCATGATCAACTGCACGCCGTACATGGTGCCCGGCTCCCGCCCCGTCACGGACGCTCCCCGCTTCTACAGCGGCCTGACCGTAGCGGGCGTGCTGAAAAAGTCCAGCAACCCGGGCGCCTTCCGCATTGCGCTCAGGTCCGGCTGGCCCACCTATAAAAAGTACTTTGACCTGTACGGCTTTTCCTCCAAGACGGGCATTGACCTGCCGGGAGAAACCAGCAGCCAGTGCCAGGACGGCAACAACTTCGTCAACTTCTCCCGCATCAGCTTCGGCTATTCCCTGATGGTCTCCCCTCTGCAAGTCGCCATGGCTTATGCCGCCATCGCCAATGACGGGGTGCGCATGCGCCCGCGCCTGGTGGACGGCATTTATGTGGATGACAAGAACTTCCAGCCCTCCCCGCCCGTGGAAGCCTGCCGGGTCATGAGCGTTAAAACGGCCCGCAGCCTCCGGAACGCCCTGTTCCATGTCACGGACCTGGACGGCACCGCCAAAAGGGCGCGGATTGAAGGTTACAACGTGGGGGGCAAAACCGGAACCGCCCACAAGGTGAAGCCCACGGGCGGCTACTTTGAAAACCGCTATACCGTCTCTTTCGTAGGGATGCTTCCGGTGGAGGACCCTGCCTTCGTCTGCCTCATCGTCATTGACGACCCCACCTCCAAGCACTGCCATCCCGGCGGCGGCACCGTCTGCGCCCCGGTCTTCCAGAAACTGGCCACACGCCTGGCGGCGGCCATGAACATCCCCAAAAACACGCCTTCCGCAGAGGCGGACAAGAAAGCCTCCCGGGCGCAAGCCTCTTCCTCCACGTCCAAACCGCCGCGCAGATAAACCACATCATGAAGCTACTTACGCTACTCAAAGACCTTCCCGCCCATACGCTCACCGGCTCCCCCCAGGTGAAAATCTCCCATCTGGAATGCGACAGCCGCCGTGTTCTGCCCGGCTCCTGCTACATCGCCGTGAAGGGGACCCAGACAGACGGGCACGAGTTCATCCCGGAAGCCATCCGCCGCGGAGCCTGCGCCATTGTCGCGGAAATGCCCTGCACGAAGGAAGCCCGGGACGGCGGCGTCTCCTGGGTGGAGGTAAATGATTCCCGCCTGGCCGTCAGCCTGCTGGGCGCGGCCTGGAACGGCCATCCCTCCCGCCACATGACCATGATCGGCGTAACGGGGACGAACGGAAAGACCACCACGGCCTACATCGCCCATTCCCTGCTCAAACAGTCCTGGCTGCGCGCCGGGCTGATCGGCACCATCGCCTATGACAACGGGGAGGAAATCACCCCCTCCACCCACACCACGCCCGGCCCGCTGGAACTGGAACACCTGTTGAAGGAAATGAATGAAAACGGCTGCCGCGGCGTCTCCATGGAGGTATCCTCCCATGCGCTGGACCAGGAACGCGTGGCAGGCATCAATTTCAACGTGGGCATTTTCACCAACCTGACCCAGGACCATCTGGACTACCACCACACCATGGAAAACTATTTCCAGGCCAAGGCGAAGCTGTTCGAGCAGATGGCGCAGGAAACCAAGTCCCGCCGCAAGCCCGTGGCCGTCATCAACATTGACGACGCCTACGGCCGACGCCTGGCGGAGATGTTCTCCGGCCGCATGACCGTGAAGACCTACGGTTCCGCCCTGGGCGCGGATTTCCGCATGCTGGTGCACCACGCCACGGCCAAGGGCAGCGAGTATGAACTGGAATACAAGGGGAAAAGCTACCTGGTGCGCGTGCCCCTGATCGGC
Encoded here:
- a CDS encoding peptidoglycan D,D-transpeptidase FtsI family protein translates to MTTITKSRFARRSLVLCGVAGAAVIWLMLTLVNLQLVSPRKTSGVPSGGIIEREVLLPQRGRIMDANEEILTNNMQSSELIADGYHLNDPKTISWALAYSKAVHSAFWEKAVTEKEKEKLVSGFRSKILGQAASKKDGSKEHNLAKILLEEPEDGPEGVDMARKKLEELYEPEMVKEYVQAHLEYAANVIAPFLPDVSVQDIINTVEKDGEIPKKRIVIAKNLSEEKAELLRQAIQNARVQGFRFETSSKRVYSVPECMVHILGYIAQTKDSGPRPVALSGLEKQLDDQLLGHNGIREYRKDSRGRIIPSADSRFKDAVDGLNVRLTVNMEYQTIVEEELDAAISFYTDQTHKPRGCIIVVEPKTGSILAMASRPHYNLNTREGLQEGAYHFAVQSLYEPGSTFKIVSVTSAVDTGKATFDTMINCTPYMVPGSRPVTDAPRFYSGLTVAGVLKKSSNPGAFRIALRSGWPTYKKYFDLYGFSSKTGIDLPGETSSQCQDGNNFVNFSRISFGYSLMVSPLQVAMAYAAIANDGVRMRPRLVDGIYVDDKNFQPSPPVEACRVMSVKTARSLRNALFHVTDLDGTAKRARIEGYNVGGKTGTAHKVKPTGGYFENRYTVSFVGMLPVEDPAFVCLIVIDDPTSKHCHPGGGTVCAPVFQKLATRLAAAMNIPKNTPSAEADKKASRAQASSSTSKPPRR
- a CDS encoding UDP-N-acetylmuramoyl-L-alanyl-D-glutamate--2,6-diaminopimelate ligase, giving the protein MKLLTLLKDLPAHTLTGSPQVKISHLECDSRRVLPGSCYIAVKGTQTDGHEFIPEAIRRGACAIVAEMPCTKEARDGGVSWVEVNDSRLAVSLLGAAWNGHPSRHMTMIGVTGTNGKTTTAYIAHSLLKQSWLRAGLIGTIAYDNGEEITPSTHTTPGPLELEHLLKEMNENGCRGVSMEVSSHALDQERVAGINFNVGIFTNLTQDHLDYHHTMENYFQAKAKLFEQMAQETKSRRKPVAVINIDDAYGRRLAEMFSGRMTVKTYGSALGADFRMLVHHATAKGSEYELEYKGKSYLVRVPLIGKFNMYNSLAALAAVICAGIPVRDAIANLQNIPQVPGRLQLFTHPGGAQIFIDYAHTPDALENVCKTLKEICSRRLITVFGCGGDRDKGKRPLMGAVAARLSDASIVTSDNPRSEEPLSIINQITAGMPEGRYAIIPDRARAIATAIEQARLGDVVLIAGKGHENYQELSTGRIDFSDAKEVRRNMFIKEREEFPQA